In a single window of the Cryptococcus neoformans var. neoformans JEC21 chromosome 11 sequence genome:
- a CDS encoding sugar transporter, putative, translated as MVGFGSKRLRQEAMEASMVPTSDSERRPWHAHSRAYLLASVGFLGIFLFGYDTGLGGGVIALSSFATSFNITGTSDEIADLQGNIVAILQGGAFFGAIIAAWVNDWLGRKYSLMVGCWIFIIGACFQTAASSQLSWVYGGRFTSGFGVGLMSAVCPTYASEIAPKEIRGRITGMFQVIVVIGVAFSYWINYGVTFMDQNRGNIVWRIPIGFQLVPVGIMVMLLPLLKESPRWLATKHKDERALANLAWIRKLPVTDQSVQLEYAEIAAAIREEEEATKGASWREVFAKGNPIRFIIAFVVFTLQQWSGQNSISYYAPIIFQSIGIRGSKSGLLASGIYGIVKIIATGTFIAFGIERFGRKKPLLLGVSLMSLFLWIIGAIFNTHLPDKNATTTSAASIAMAVMIYLFVIPYCFSVGPLPWVICSEIFNNRTRHYGLMTAAATQWLWNFAVTKATPLMVIHMPKGGIFFFFAAINIISFCLAMFLPETSGVSLESMDVIFGSVTKEEREAEIARRAVELEGRTLDEEEKHGAEHLEHFDEKEKERV; from the exons atgGTCGGTTTTGG ATCTAAGCGCCTTCGCCAGGAAGCAATGGAGGCCTCCATGGTTCCCACATCTGATTCGGAGCGACGACCATGGCATGCCCACTCTCGAGCGTATCTGCTCGCTAGTGTAGGCTTCCTAGGTATCTTCCTTTTCGGTTACGATACTGGTCTTGGTGGAGGCGTCAtcgctctttcttcttttgccaCATCTTTTAACATCACTGGAACCAGTGACGAAATTGCGGATTTGCAGGGTAACATTGTTGCTATCCTACAAGGCGGAGCCTTCTTCGGTGCCATTATTGCCGCTTGGGTCAACGACTGGTTGGGTCGAAAGTACTCTCTTATGG TTGGATGCTggatcttcatcatcggtGCCTGCTTCCAAACTGCGGCCAGCTCTCAGCTGTCATGGGTATACGGAGGACGATTCACTTCGGGTTTCGGAGTAGGTCTCATGTCAGCTGTCTGCCCTACCTATGCCA GTGAGATTGCGCCTAAGGAAATTCGTGGCCGAATCACTGGTATGTTCCAGGTTATTGTCGTCATCGGCGTTGCCTTCTCCTACTGGATTAATTATGGTGTAAC CTTCATGGACCAAAACCGAGGGAACATTGTGTGGCGAATCCCCATCGGCTTCCAGCTCGTCCCTGTTGGTATCATGGTCATGCTCTTGCCTCTCCTCAAAGAATCCCCTCGATGGCTCGCAACCAAGCACAAGGACGAAAGAGCACTTGCCAACCTCGCTTGGATTAGGAAGCTTCCCGTCACCGACCAGTCTGTTCAGCTTGAATATGCTGAAATCGCCGCTGCTATcagggaggaggaggaggctaCCAAGGGCGCCTCTTGGAGGGAAGTTTTTGCCAAGGGTAACCCCATCCGATTCATCATCGCTTTCGTTGTCTTCACCCTTCAGCAATGGAGTGGTCAGAACTCTATTTCTTACTATGCTCCCATTATTTTCCAGTCTATCG GTATCAGAGGTAGCAAGTCTGGATTGCTCGCCAGTGGTATCTACGGTATCGTCAAGATTATTGCCACCGGTACTTTCATCGCCTTCGGTATTGAGAGATTCGGCAGGAAGAAGCCTTTGCTCTTGGGTGTCAGCCTTATGTCCTTGTTCCTTTGGATCATCGGTGCCATCTTCAACACCCACCTTCCTGACAAAAACGCCACTACTACTTCCGCTGCTTCCATCGCTATGG CTGTCATGATTTACCTTTTCGTCATCCCTTAC TGCTTCTCTGTTGGTCCTCTTCCATGGGTTATCTGTTCTGAGA TCTTCAACAACCGCACACGTCATTATGGTCTCATGACTGCCGCCGCCACCCAATGGCTCTGGAACTTTGCTGTTACCAAGGCTACCCCTCTCATGGTCATTCACATGCCTAAGGGTGGGATC ttcttctttttcgctGCTATCAATATAATTTCGTTCTGTCTCGCCATGTTCCTTCCCGAGACATCAGGTGTCTCTTTGGAGTCTATGGACGTCATCTTTGGTTCCGTCACCAAGGAGGAACGAGAGGCCGAGATTGCGAGACGAGCAGTCGAGCTCGAAGGCCGAACActcgacgaggaggagaagcaTGGAGCTGAGCACCTGGAGCACTTTgacgaaaaggaaaaggaaagggttTAA
- a CDS encoding protein kinase kin1, putative, producing the protein MTSFNPAPAQIQAAQDHTYGSMPTPTYMGMVDTGAQWDYVGRRGSSRSREPSASPQRAATESGIPRTSTHAASASASSSYAPVAGASGQASSAPHEPTIREEATAVVDRSMRAHQQTTGPSNGNGNSQPKKSKVRMVGDWQLNKTLGAGSMGKVKLATNIVTKEKCAVKIIPRYTDANRKEETTRTPEEVEKQRLKDESKEIRTIREAHISLLLHHPYICGMREFISHQNHHYMVFEFIDGGQMLDYIISHGRLRERAARKFARQIGSALNYCHQNSIVHRDLKIENILISKNGNIKLIDFGLSNLYSPSRHLSTFCGSLYFAAPELLNARPYTGPEVDVWSFGIVIYVLVCGKVPFDDQSMPALHAKIKRGVVEYPSWLSAEVKSLLSRMLVTNPAERATLAEVLSHPFMTKGYDGPPDSFLIRRELLRAEEIDMNVVEAMEGFTFGDANTIYRNLHSILTSEDYLHCVATFEAHREKLRTSSPGVSTNDPSDSPKKKRFSGFDLKKRLFKEDKKVEEAPFKEKVRDPTKGYDPLISIYFLAREKIERERVFGPGFFASSQLSLDTFNTSQGYGMAVPNLPPPASTHVMGHDSSRGPDFASEPRPRSDDVPNPVMAHPSADREQSKLADIPSAVHRRQPSLSQPPLPSSMPAAVERSADEGLTKKFSMLGRGPRPPSAGPAGPSRSASTKRESMTASPSMPIQEHRRATTVVHSDKSKQERRVSVGSFTNSVSKASGLARRASQRDRPPATPPDSRWLNAPAEAEEYHQVETSVRPSSTPREPEPDTANEPQSYDDVKPSYLKGIFSVSTTSTKPANVLIRDIAMVLDRIGIKHRPIKGGFECVHMPSIDLASVVNGDEASTSLSNVPSHASGARRKQSLRRKGSKVNMNGISSNGAGSRATSPGPHRVLTGNSSGTVSGGDVAHLSVPSGKNRHHVGTVEEDEVDAWALAQSGGAGSSLIVRFEIFVVKVPVLPLHGIQFRRVGGDGWQYQMLAKAILREMRL; encoded by the exons ATGACTTCCTTCAATCCTGCTCCTGCGCAGATACAAGCTGCTCAAGACCATACCTATGGAAGCATGCCCACACCTACTTATATGGGAATGGTTGATACTGGCGCACAGTGGGACTATGTGGGACGCAGAGGAAGCAGTAGAAG TCGAGAACCATCCGCTTCTCCTCAGCGAGCAGCAACGGAATCTGGCATTCCTCGAACTTCGACCCATGCAGCGAGCGCTTCCGCGAGTTCATCCTACGCTCCCGTCGCTGGCGCATCTGGTCAAGCGTCTTCCGCTCCTCACGAACCCACGAtaagagaagaagccaCAGCAGTTGTTGACAGAAGTATGCGGGCTCATCAGCAAACCACCGGACCAAGCAATGGAAACGGGAACTCCCAACCAAAGAAGTCCAAGGTCAGGATGGTGGGAGATTGGCAGCTGAACAAGACCCTGGGGGCGGGAAGTATGGGTAAAGTGAAGCTGGCGACCAACATTGTGACAAAAGAGAAG TGTGCTGTGAAAATTATTCCTCGGTATACCGACGCGaacaggaaggaagaaacaACAAGAACGCCggaagaagttgagaaACAGCGGTTGAAGGACGAATCTAAGGAGATTCGAACAATTCGGGAAGCACacatctcccttctcctccatcatccataTATCTGCGGCATGCGGGAATTTATCTCTCACCAGAACCATCATTACATGGTATTTGAGTTCATCGACGGCGGTCAGATGCTTGATTATATTATTTCTCATGGTCGACTTCGAGAGCGCGCGGCGAGGAAATTCGCTAGGCAAATTGGATCAGCACTAAACTACTGTCATCAAAACTCTATCGTCCATCGAGACCTAAAGATCGAAAATATTTTGATatcaaagaatggaaaCATCAAGCTCATCGACTTCGGCCTTTCCAACTTGTACTCTCCGTCACGTCATCTCTCAACATTCTGCGGTTCATTATATTTTGCCGCGCCAGAGTTATTGAACGCCAGACCCTACACAGGTCCGGAAGTTGACGTTTGGTCATTCGGTATCGTCATCTACGTCCTGGTGTGCGGAAAGGTACCGTTCGATGATCAGTCAATGCCAGCTTTGCACGCAAAGATTAAACGTGGTGTTGTAGAGTATCCGAGTTGGTTGAGTGCTGAGGTTAAATCTCTGCTGAGTCGTATGTTAGTCACTAATCCAGCGGAAAGGGCGACTTTGGCAGAAGTGCTCAGCCATCCGTTCATGACAAAGGGTTATGACGGTCCCCCCGACTCTTTTCTCATCCGACGCGAGCTGCTTCGCGCCGAAGAGATTGATATGAACGTCGTTGAAGCGATGGAAGGCTTTACTTTTGGTGATGCCAACACCATCTACCGTAACCTTCATAGCATCCTCACCTCTGAAGACTATCTTCACTGTGTTGCTACTTTTGAAGCCCATCGGGAGAAGTTACGCACTTCTAGTCCTGGTGTCTCAACGAACGATCCTAGTGACtcaccgaagaagaagaggttcaGCGGCTTCGACCTAAAGAAGCGGTTATTCaaagaggacaagaaggtcgaAGAGGCACCATTCAAGGAGAAAGTCAGAGATCCGACCAAGGGTTATGATCCGCTCATTTCAATCTATTTTTTGGCGAGGGAAAAGAtcgaaagagagagagtgTTTGGTCCTGGTTTCTTTGCCTCATCGCAATTGTCGTTGGATACATTTAATACCAGTCAAGGTTACGGTATGGCAGTTCCCAATCTTCCACCACCCGCGTCAACACACGTCATGGGTCACGATTCTTCACGAGGTCCCGACTTTGCCTCTGAGCCCCGACCACGGTCCGACGATGTCCCCAACCCTGTCATGGCCCACCCTTCAGCAGACCGAGAACAGTCCAAACTCGCCGACATTCCTTCTGCCGTCCACCGCCGGCAACCTTCCCTCAGCCAGCCACCGTTACCCAGCAGTATGCCAGCTGCAGTAGAAAGGTCTGCCGACGAGGGTTTGACGAAAAAGTTCAGTATGCTGGGGCGCGGGCCTCGACCGCCCTCTGCCGGTCCTGCAGGACCGTCTCGCTCAGCCTCTACTAAACGTGAGAGCATGACTGCTTCACCTTCCATGCCTATACAAGAGCACCGACGTGCGACCACTGTCGTCCACAGCGACAAATCCAAACAAGAAAGGCGGGTATCAGTCGGCAGCTTTACCAACTCTGTCAGCAAAGCAAGCGGCTTGGCGAGGCGTGCATCCCAGCGCGATCGACCCCCTGCGACACCTCCCGATTCTCGATGGTTGAACGCACcagcagaagcagaggaatATCACCAGGTTGAGACTTCGGTTCGGCCGTCGTCTACTCCCCGCGAACCCGAGCCGGATACTGCCAACGAACCTCAAAGCTACGATGATGTCAAACCAAGTTACCTCAAGGGTATCTTCTCTGTCTCCACCACTTCTACCAAACCAGCCAACGTGCTTATCCGAGATATCGCCATGGTGTTGGACAGGATAGGCATCAAGCACCGCCCGATCAAGGGCGGTTTTGAGTGTGTCCATATGCCAAGTATAGACCTTGCGAGTGTGGTGAATGGTGACGAGGCGAGTACTAGTTTGTCGAACGTCCCCTCTCACGCTTCTGGTGCAAGGCGGAAACAGAGCTTGAGACGAAAGGGCAGTAAGGTCAATATGAATGGCATAAGTAGCAATGGTGCTGGAAGTAGGGCAACGAGTCCGGGACCGCATAGAGTCTTGACTGGCAATTCAAGCGGTACGGTCAGCGGTGGCGATGTTGCTCATTTGTCGGTGCCATCAGGCAAGAACCGACATCATGTCGGAACtgtggaggaagacgaggtgGATGCGTGGGCTTTGGCGCAAAGtggaggagctggaagcAGTTTAATTGTCCGATTCGAGATCTTTGTGGTCAAA GTCCCTGTTCTTCCACTTCACGGAATACAGTTCAGAAGAGTGGGAGGTGATGGATGGCAGTATCAAATGTTGGCCAAGGCGATCCTTCGCGAAATGAGATTATAG